In Phlebotomus papatasi isolate M1 chromosome 1, Ppap_2.1, whole genome shotgun sequence, the following proteins share a genomic window:
- the LOC129809936 gene encoding uncharacterized protein LOC129809936 — MDVRYIVAIVAVSFLISPVTSADVYKGIERLKCANREGVNVRPHSEFRHHLRELRTKMRIQASVPGSELDAYIVPTFDEHQSEYVAESDQRRRFLSGFSGSNGDVAVTLNSAALWTDERFLSQADSELDCEWKIFRMNSEPSIGKWLTTQLHPEAKVGADAQIVPHYMWQDLKYELSRKSIRLIDVNRYILDAIWGDERPQPFNDPIKVHPVVFAGEKWENKIAKLRANLTSIRAEAMIVTSLTEIAYILNLRGNDIPYIPVFKSYLIVTQKEIFLYTNQSRIDFGVSLHLKSEPCHHENCVQTRDYNAIWSDLRTFSQQWQRVLVPTYCVFDMGASEAIYSALPQKIVVERVSPIIYMRAQKNEVERTGMLHAHIRDAAALCDIFSYLEERFSFGDNWTELELAKEIDRTRRSQKYAHDIAFETVVAFGEHGALPYYAPKNSSNSIIYDNSTLLVDSGGQYYDGTTDVARTLHLGTPTADQKRAYTLVLSAMIRLSTLVFPENLRLSDVDILPRGILWSDFKDYPHGSGHGVGSFSSVHESPITIAHTTKHRYTFKEGYFLSNEPGLYRSFDFGVKLKNVIEVVDTGKVHPTGKRFLAFKDVTLVPFEPKLIDRTMLSSQEKRWLNEYNAQIRDLVGAELKRQTKMQAFYWMMNKTKHIIEYLPEKEYRNAQEANTGNSVGFTSRTLTIFTFFALVRTML, encoded by the exons TATCATTTCTCATCTCTCCTGTGACGTCGGCTGATGTTTACAAAGGCATAGAACGTCTGAAATGTGCTAACCGGGAAGGTGTTAAT GTCCGGCCTCACAGTGAGTTTCGTCATCATCTGCGTGAATTGCGAACCAAAATGCGGATTCAGGCGTCGGTGCCGGGATCCGAACTTGATGCCTACATTGTGCCCACCTTCGATGAGCATCAATCAGAATATGTGGCAGAATCTGATCAGAGAAGGAGATTTTTGTCTGGATTTTCGGGATCCAATGGAGATGTGGCG GTGACTCTCAATTCCGCAGCACTGTGGACAGATGAGAGGTTCCTGTCACAGGCAGATAGTGAGCTTGATTGTGAATGGAAGATTTTCCGGATGAACAGTGAACCATCGATTGGCAAGTGGCTCACCACACAACTTCATCCAGAAGCCAAAGTTGGGGCTGATGCCCAAATTGTACCCCATTACATGTGGCAAGACCTCAAATATGAACTTTCACGTAAATCCATAAGGCTTATAGATGTTAACAGGTACATCCTCGATGCCATATGGGGCGATGAACGTCCACAGCCGTTCAATGATCCTATCAAGGTTCACCCTGTGGTGTTTGCTGGTGAAAAGTGGGAGAATAAAATTGCCAAATTGAGGGCAAATCTCACGAGTATCCGGGCTGAGGCAATGATCGTAACTTCATTAACGGAAATCGcgtatattttgaatttacgcGGAAACGATATCCCATACATTCCAGTGTTCAAATCATACCTCATTGTTACGCAAAAAGAGATCTTTTTATATACAAATCAGTCTCGGATCGACTTTGGAGTCTCACTCCATCTGAAATCTGAGCCTTGTCATCATGAAAACTGTGTTCA AACCAGAGATTACAATGCCATTTGGTCGGATCTACGGACGTTTTCTCAGCAGTGGCAACGAGTATTGGTTCCGACTTATTGCGTCTTCGACATGGGAGCTTCAGAAGCCATCTACAGTGCCCTTCCTCAGAAAATTGTGGTTGAAAGAGTCTCTCCGATTATTTATATGAGAGCTCAGAAAAATGAAGTAGAACGTACTGGGATGCTACATGCTCATATAAGAGACGCTGCAGCTCTATGTGATATCTTCAGTTACCTAGAAGAGAGG TTCAGCTTTGGAGACAACTGGACCGAACTTGAACTAGCGAAGGAAATCGACCGGACAAGACGATCACAGAAGTACGCCCATGACATTGCTTTTGAGACCGTAGTTGCTTTCGGCGAACACGGTGCACTGCCATATTACGCTCCGAAGAATTCCTCCAACAGCATCATTTACGACAACAGCACCCTCCTGGTAGATTCCGGAGGGCAGTACTACGATGGAACAACAGATGTGGCGAGAACGTTGCATCTGGGAACGCCTACAGCTGACCAGAAGAGGGCCTATACCTTGGTTCTATCTGCAATGATCAGACTTTCTACTCTGGTCTTTCCGGAGAATCTTCGCCTGTCCGATGTTGATATCTTGCCCAGGGGTATCCTATGGAGCGACTTCAAGGATTACCCACATGGGTCAGGTCATGGTGTTGGATCGTTCTCTTCAGTTCATGAAT CTCCTATAACAATTGCACATACAACGAAGCATCGGTATACCTTCAAGGAGGGCTACTTCTTGTCTAATGAACCAGGGCTCTATAGAAGTTTCGATTTTGGAGTTAAATTGAAGAATGTAATTGAAGTTGTTGATACCGGAAAAGTTCATCCGACTGGAAAGCGATTTTTAGCCTTTAAGGACGTCACTTTGGTTCCATTTGAACCTAAACTTATCGATCGGACTATGCTCAGTAGTCAGGAGAAACGGTGGCTTAATGAATACAATGCACAAATTCGGGATCTCGTTGGAGCTGAACTCAAGAGGCAGACCAAAATGCAAGCTTTCTACTGGATGATGAACAAGACAAAGCACATCATTGAGTATTTGCCAGAGAAGGAGTATCGCAATGCCCAGGAAGCTAATACGGGAAATTCTGTTGGATTTACTAGTCGAACACTTACCATCTTCACATTCTTCGCACTGGTCCGAACCATGCTCTAA